A genomic window from Candidatus Eisenbacteria bacterium includes:
- a CDS encoding NYN domain-containing protein, with translation MRLTIIDGHNFILTVESLAERLAFEGKRASREEAEDLVLQWARRSDEMSASIIYDGGKFPEGHPGNRDEGPLRVRFSDPPAEADDIIAYEAKEAAERGDEVTVVTADKELAKKAKKAGAGIVSTEDFYFEITRKPLHPEKEEHFTDEQIAELETAMLTRVDEEEPESFDEPETESDEEEERSLPVVKERRAPLLAPEAQAVHPRPNREARRARYQEKMQRRAARGPAKPPKSKKKKRGF, from the coding sequence ATGCGCCTTACGATCATCGACGGCCACAACTTCATTCTTACGGTGGAGAGTCTCGCCGAGCGGCTTGCCTTCGAGGGGAAGCGCGCGTCGCGCGAGGAAGCGGAGGACCTCGTTCTGCAATGGGCGCGGCGCTCCGATGAGATGAGCGCCTCGATCATCTACGACGGCGGGAAGTTCCCCGAGGGGCATCCGGGGAATCGGGACGAGGGACCGCTCCGCGTGCGTTTCTCGGATCCGCCGGCCGAGGCGGACGACATCATCGCCTACGAAGCGAAAGAGGCGGCGGAGCGCGGCGACGAGGTGACCGTCGTCACGGCCGACAAAGAGCTCGCGAAGAAGGCGAAGAAGGCGGGAGCGGGAATCGTCTCGACCGAGGATTTCTATTTCGAGATCACCCGAAAGCCTCTTCATCCCGAGAAGGAAGAACATTTCACGGATGAACAGATCGCCGAGTTGGAAACCGCGATGCTGACGCGCGTGGACGAGGAAGAGCCGGAATCCTTCGACGAGCCGGAGACCGAGTCGGACGAAGAGGAGGAGCGCTCCCTTCCGGTGGTGAAAGAAAGACGCGCGCCCCTTCTTGCGCCGGAGGCGCAGGCCGTGCACCCCCGTCCGAACCGCGAAGCGCGCCGCGCCCGCTATCAGGAGAAGATGCAGCGCCGCGCCGCCCGCGGCCCCGCCAA